The genomic region CGCGGGACTAAATCCAAAAATGGCCTTTACCATCATGGAACGTGTGCGTAAAGGACGCTGGTTGAAGATTTCTGATGAAGAACGTAATGGCTACATTCAAGCAATGCGTGACAATAATGTGCCTGATTGGTACATCGAATCTTGTGGTAAAATCAAGTACATGTTCCCGAAAGCCCACGCGGCTGCCTACGTATTGATGGCCCTTCGTGTGGCCTACTTCAAGGTTCACTACCCACTTTATTATTACTGCGCCTACTTCTCAATTCGTGCCAAAGCTTTTGATATCAAGACAATGAGTGCTGGTCTTGATGCCGTTAAAGAACGCATGGCTGAGATTTCAACCAAACGTAAAAATAATGAAGCTTCAAACGTTGAAATTGACCTTTATACAACACTCGAGTTGGTCAATGAAATGCTTGAACGTGGCTTTAAATTTGGTCAATTAGACCTTTACCGTAGTGATGCAACAGAGTTTATCATTGACGGTGATACCCTTATTCCACCATTTGTAGCTATGGATGGTCTGGGAGAAAACGTTGCAAAACAAATCGTTAAAGCGCGTGAAGAAGGTGAATTCCTTTCTAAAATGGAACTCCGCAAACGCGGTGGTGTTTCGGCAACACTAGTTGAAAAAATGGATGAAATGGGAATCCTAGGTAACATGCCAGAAGATAACCAACTCAGTTTGTTTGACGATTTCTTCTAAAATCATTACAATAATAAAAAAGAGCGAACAAATTATTTTCAGACTGTCTGAGGTAATTTGTTCGTTTTCGTATCAGTTAAAATATCAGGAGGAAACATGTCAGATATTACGAATACCGCTGTAAAAGCCATGGTTGTTTTGCGAAAAGCGTATCGAACAATTGATGCTAAAACGTCAGAATCATTCAAGGAAGATGATTTAACGCAAACTCAATTTAGTGTTTTGGATGTTCTTTACAGCAAAGGTCCCATGAAAATCGGTGAGTTAATGGAAAGTATCTTGGCAACGTCTGGCAACATGACGGTAGTAATTCGTAACATGGAGAAAAAAGGATGGGTGACCCGTCACACTTGCCCAGACGATAAACGTGCTTATCTGGTAACTCTAACAGATGCTGGTCGTCAGGTTATTGAGCGCGCTTTGCCGCTACACATCGAAAAAATCCAAGACATCTTTTCAGTTCTCACTGAAGAAGAGCAAAAGGAGCTTATCCGACTTCTAAAAAAATTTAAGCCGCGTGAGCATATTAATTTACAAAAGTAGCAATAATTCGTACAATGACAATATAGAGAAAGTACTATTTAGTGATAAATAACTTTTAACAGACTAATTAACCTTAAAAGGGAGATATATCATGAAAAAAATTCTATTTGTTGTTGGTTCATTACGTGAGGGATCTTTTGATCAACAATTTGCTCAAAATGCTGAAAAAGCACTTGAAGGCAAAGCAGAAGTATCATACCTAGACTGGTCACAGGTTCCGGTCTTTTCACAAGATTTGGAAGCTAACACACCAGCTGCTGTGCAAGCTGCACGTGACGCTGTCTTGGCAGCTGATGCTATCTGGTTCTTCTCACCAGTTTATAACTTTGCGATTCCTGGTTCAGTAAAGAACTTGCTTGACTGGTTGAGCCGTGCCCTTGATCTTTCAGATACAACAGGTGCTTCAGCACTTAATGACAAAGTCACAACTGTTTCAATCCTTGCAAACGGTGGACACGAACAAGTAGCCGAAGCTTACCGTGCCTTGTTCCCATTCATCCGTACGAAATTTGTTGATGAAATCACAACAACACGTGTGAATGACTCTGCTTGGGCAGATGGCAAGTTCATTGCAACTGATGAAGTCATTGCTAACCTTGAAAAACAAGCAGAAGCAGTTCTATCTGCAATTGATTAATTCTTAATTTTAGTTAGTTTTTAACAGAAAAAAGCACACTTTTTACAGTGTGCTTTTATTATGTATGGTCGTAAAAAAAGAGGTTTTCAACCTCTTTTTTAGCTTATTCAACAATTAGCATGCCATCTTTAATGGCAAATGGATTTTTTTCATCGATGCGGTCGTAGAACATGATACCGTTTGTGTGGTCGATTTCGTGTTGGACAACGATTGAGTTGTAACCTTTAAGTTTGATGCGGTGTTTTTCACCGTTTTTGTCGAAGTATTCAACAGTCACACGAGAATGACGAACAACGTATCCTTCAACGACACGGTCAACAGACAAGCAACCTTCACCATCAGCAAGAGCAGCGTCTTGAACTGAGTGAGCAACAACTTTTGGATTGTACATAACTTCTTGCAAGCTGTAAGCTTCTTTTGGTGGGTTACCATCTTTGTCTTCCATATTTGGAACAAGAACAGCAATGATTCGTTTTGAAACGTTCAATTGAGGTGCTGC from Streptococcus lutetiensis harbors:
- a CDS encoding MarR family winged helix-turn-helix transcriptional regulator, with translation MSDITNTAVKAMVVLRKAYRTIDAKTSESFKEDDLTQTQFSVLDVLYSKGPMKIGELMESILATSGNMTVVIRNMEKKGWVTRHTCPDDKRAYLVTLTDAGRQVIERALPLHIEKIQDIFSVLTEEEQKELIRLLKKFKPREHINLQK
- a CDS encoding NADPH-dependent FMN reductase; amino-acid sequence: MKKILFVVGSLREGSFDQQFAQNAEKALEGKAEVSYLDWSQVPVFSQDLEANTPAAVQAARDAVLAADAIWFFSPVYNFAIPGSVKNLLDWLSRALDLSDTTGASALNDKVTTVSILANGGHEQVAEAYRALFPFIRTKFVDEITTTRVNDSAWADGKFIATDEVIANLEKQAEAVLSAID
- the def gene encoding peptide deformylase, whose translation is MSVIEKLAKPSHLINMNDIIREGHPTLRQVCDDVTFPLSDEEIILGEKMMQFLKNSQDPVTAEKMGLRGGVGLAAPQLNVSKRIIAVLVPNMEDKDGNPPKEAYSLQEVMYNPKVVAHSVQDAALADGEGCLSVDRVVEGYVVRHSRVTVEYFDKNGEKHRIKLKGYNSIVVQHEIDHTNGIMFYDRIDEKNPFAIKDGMLIVE